Genomic DNA from uncultured Desulfuromusa sp.:
GAAAACCTGATACAAATCCCTTTGACCGGGATGATCAATACGAGGTCATTCCAATGTTGCAAGCCGTCATGGACAAGATCGGGACAACAGACGGGGCAGTGCTGGAAAAGCTGGAAGAGATCATGATTCAACAAATGCCGGCCTTCATCCAGACACGCGAAGAGGTTTTTGATTTTCTGGTTGCCGTTGTCGGGGAAAGGCTGGAATAAATGCAGAAACCGCATCTGATCAGCGGGGACCTATGGGAACACCACCGTAACGGGGCAATCGTCGCCGTGACCACCGGTGGATTGCTGCTCAAAGACGGAAGATGTTCAATGCCCAGCGGCTGTGCCCGTCAGGCTGCCGATCGCTTCCCCTCTTTACCCTACACCCTCGGTGATCAGATCAGGAATTTCGGTATGCATGTTTTTGATCTCGGTCAGCACATCGTGTCTTTTCCAGTGGAAAACAGCCCTTTCGAGAATCCTGAATTGCGCATCATAGATCAATCCTGCCGTGAACTGGTTGAGTTGGCCAATTATAAACAGTGGCAGGAAATCATCGTTCCAAGACCGGGATGTGGCCGGGGAGGGCTCGACTGGCAAGAGGTTGAACCCGTGTTGCGGCACTATTTCGACGATCGCTTTTATATTATCACTCACGGAGAAAACTGATGGGCAGAACCGCTAAAAAAGGGGACAACGTCGAGATCCATTATATCGGCACGGTTGACAATGGCGCTATTTTTGACAGCTGTGATGACGAGTCCCCGATGCTGGTGACCCTTGGTCAGCAAGAAATTTTTCCGGCCCTGGAAGATGAGATTATCGGCATGCGTGCCGGTGAAGTCAAAAATATTCTGATTAAAGCTGAAAACGCCTATGGACCACGATTAGACGACAACACCCTCGTCGTTGAAAGATCGTTATTTCCGACAAGCAAAACGATTGAAGTCGGGCAGAAGCTGACAATTGAATTCGCCGATGGGGAGCAGCGCATCATGCTGGCTATTAAAGTCGACGATGAAAAGGTGACTCTGGACGGGAATCACCCTCTGGCAGGGCTTGATTTAACCTTTGCTCTTAAGCTCGCAAGAATCATAACATAAGAGTCAGACAGCTTTTGCCCCAGACAGAACGATATGCCTAAAAAGTATTCACCAGCCCGCTGAAATAATATGCAGAAGCAGCCAAGAGAATCACTGCCATACGAGAATAACACAGAAACACGCTGTCATAATATGGACTTACATAAAAAAACAAAAGCTGGCACATAACCTGCTTTATAAAATTACAAACACACCAAAAAGAATTACATTGATGTAATTCCTCCCTGGCAATGAAGCCCGGACAGTCTTTGCTAAGCTGTTCGGGCTTTTTTTGTCCTTTCCACGATGGAATACGGAATACCCGCAGCAGCCGGTTGCCTGGCCGTTCAAGGGATTCCCACTTAACTCGAACATCAGGCTGATTTTAAGAATTGTTGCACAACATCAATGACGATGCCGCTCCGTGTAACGGTCAAAATCAGCCTCAACCAGACGGTCAAACCGTCATAAATATTCCAGGAGGAAAGTCATGTCTGAAAAAAAGAAACTGCGTCAAATTGCAATCTACGGCAAAGGCGGCATCGGTAAATCAACCACAACACAAAACACCGTGGCCGGTTTAGCGTCGTTAGGCAAAAAAATCCTGATCATCGGCTGTGATCCTAAAGCGGATTCAACCCGTCTTATTCTCCATGCAAAAGCCCAGGATACGGTTATGGATAAAGTCCGCGAACTCGGTACCGTAGAGGATCTGGAGCTGGAAGATGTCTGTAGGCGTGGTTATGGCGATGTCATGTGTGTTGAATCAGGGGGTCCGGAGCCTGGTGTTGGCTGTGCCGGTCGTGGTGTCATTACCGCCATCAACTTCCTTGAAGAAGAGGGAGCTTACACCCCTGACCTTGATTATGTTTTCTACGATGTCCTTGGTGACGTTGTCTGTGGCGGCTTTGCTATGCCGATCCGCGAAAACAAGGCCCAGGAAATATACATCGTTGTGTCGGGTGAAATGATGGCCATGTACGCCGCCAACAACATCTGTAAAGGGATTGTCAAGTACGCCGCCTCAGGCAGCGTGCGTCTGGCCGGTCTCATCTGTAACAGCCGTAATACCGATAGAGAGGCCGATCTTATCGAAGCTCTGGCTGCTCGTCTCGGTACCCAGATGATTCATTTTGTTCCTCGTGACAATCAGGTTCAGCGCGCTGAACTGCGCCGCATGACCGTTATTGAGTACTCCCCTGATCATCCTCAAGCACAAGAGTACAGGACTCTGGCTCAAAAAATCGTCGACAACGAAATGTTCATTGTCCCGACGCCACTGGAAATGGAAGATCTGGAAGACCTGCTGATGGAATTCGGGATCATGGAAGCAGAAGACGAGACCATTATCGGTGTGGCTGAAGGCGCTTAATTTTTCGTGTTATTGCCAGGGTGAATTATTCAGTTCGCCTCTGATTGTTGACAGGCAGGCGAACACAAAGTTCGCCCCTACATCTTTTCGGGAGAAATCTGTATGGCTGAGAGAAAGCCCATAAAAGGAATATCCAAAGAAAGAACCGAACAGCTGATTGAGGAAACTCTCGCTGTCTTGCCGGAGAAGGCAAAGAAAAAACGGGAACCGCATCTGGGAGCTAACGAACCGGAAGCAACCACTTGTGCAGTTAAATCAAATAAAAAAGTTGTTCCTGGAGTCATGAGCCAGCGTGGCTGCGCTTACGCCGGAGCCAAAGGGGTTGTCTGGGGCCCGATTCGCGATGTCATCCATGTTTCCCACGGACCGATCGGTTGCGGTGTCTACAGTTGGGGAACCCGACGCAACCTGATGAAGGGAATTCCGGGTGTCACTTCTTTCCCAATCGATTTCACATCCGACTTTCAAGAGCGGGATATCGTCTACGGGGGTGACATTAAGCTGGAAAAACTACTGCGCGAAGCGGATGAACTCTTCCCGTTGAATAAAGGCCTTTCGATCTTATCCGAATGTCCGGTCGGTTTGATTGGTGACGACATCAACTCTGTCGCTAAAAAAATGGAGAAAGAGCTCGGTAAATTTGTCATTCCCTGTAACTGTGAAGGTTTCCGTGGTGTCAGTCAGTCCCTTGGACACCATATTTCCAACGATTCTATTCGCGATCATGTCATCGGTAAAAGAGAGTTCAAAGAAGAAGCAGGCCCCTATGATGTTGCCCTGATTGGTGACTACAACATCGGTGGAGATGTCTGGGCGGCAATCCCCATCCTTGAAGAGATCGGCCTCAATGTTAAAGCGACATGGACCGGAGATGGTGAAATTGAAAAAATTGCCGCGACGAACGCCGTGAAACTGAACCTGATCCACTGCTACCGCTCAATGAACTACATGTGCAAGGTGATGGAAGAAAAATGGGGCATTCCGTGGATCGAATACAATTTCTTCGGACCCACTAAGATAGAGGAAAGCTTAAGGGCGATCGCGGAAAGATTTGACGCCAAAATCAAAAAGAACGTTGAAAAAGTCATCAAAAAATACAAGCCACAGATGCAATCTGTGCTTGATGAATACAAACCTCGTCTTGAAGGGAAAACCGCCATGTTGTTCGTTGGTGGCTTACGCCCCCGTCATACCGTCGGCGCCTATGAAGATCTTGGTATTCAAATTACCGGGACAGGCTACGAATTTGCCCACCAGGATGACTATGATCGAACCTCACCGGAAATGGCCAAAGGAACATTAATTTATGATGACGTTTCTGAATTCGAATTGGAAAAATTTGTCGAAGAGCTCAAGCCTGACATGGTCGGCAGCGGAATTAAAGAAAAATACGTCTTTCAAAAAGCAGGCGTTCCCTTCCGCCAGATGCACAGTTGGGACTATTCCGGTCCATATCACGGTTACGATGGCTTCGAAATCTTTGCCCGAGATATCGATATGGCCATCAATTCACCGACATGGGATCTGGTAAAAGCACCCTATTAAAACTAACCGCAATCTACATTTGTTATTAACCACAGAGACACCCGTAGAGACATTTGTATCTGTTGTGTCTCTGTGGTGACGATAAAGGAGTTTATCGCCATGAGCGAAGCTGCAGTAAAACCATTGACTGAACACTCTGCCGAAGAGATTGAGAGGGTTCAGAATTGGATCAATACCGAAGAGTACAAGGAAAAAAACTTTGCCCGTGAAGCGCTGGTCGTCAATCCGGCCCACGCCTGCCAACCTCTTGGAGCGCAAATGGTGGCTCACGGGTTTGAAGGGTCATTACCATTTGTGCACGGTTCACAGGGGTGTGCGTCATACTTTCGCAGCACTTTCAGTCGCCATTTCCGTGAGCCTGCTTCAGCAACCAGCGATGCGATGACTGAAGACGGTGCCGTATTCGGAGGGCAGAACAACCTTTTTGAAGGGTTGGAAAATGCCTATACCGTGTACAAACCAAAAATGATACCGGTTTACACCACCTGTATGCCTGAAGTTATCGGTGATGACCTCACGGCATTCATCAAAAATGCCAAGCAGAAAGGGCTGGTACCGGAAGAGCTGCCGACACCTTAT
This window encodes:
- a CDS encoding ADP-ribose-binding protein, which translates into the protein MQKPHLISGDLWEHHRNGAIVAVTTGGLLLKDGRCSMPSGCARQAADRFPSLPYTLGDQIRNFGMHVFDLGQHIVSFPVENSPFENPELRIIDQSCRELVELANYKQWQEIIVPRPGCGRGGLDWQEVEPVLRHYFDDRFYIITHGEN
- a CDS encoding FKBP-type peptidyl-prolyl cis-trans isomerase, which encodes MGRTAKKGDNVEIHYIGTVDNGAIFDSCDDESPMLVTLGQQEIFPALEDEIIGMRAGEVKNILIKAENAYGPRLDDNTLVVERSLFPTSKTIEVGQKLTIEFADGEQRIMLAIKVDDEKVTLDGNHPLAGLDLTFALKLARIIT
- the nifH gene encoding nitrogenase iron protein, yielding MSEKKKLRQIAIYGKGGIGKSTTTQNTVAGLASLGKKILIIGCDPKADSTRLILHAKAQDTVMDKVRELGTVEDLELEDVCRRGYGDVMCVESGGPEPGVGCAGRGVITAINFLEEEGAYTPDLDYVFYDVLGDVVCGGFAMPIRENKAQEIYIVVSGEMMAMYAANNICKGIVKYAASGSVRLAGLICNSRNTDREADLIEALAARLGTQMIHFVPRDNQVQRAELRRMTVIEYSPDHPQAQEYRTLAQKIVDNEMFIVPTPLEMEDLEDLLMEFGIMEAEDETIIGVAEGA
- the nifD gene encoding nitrogenase molybdenum-iron protein alpha chain; the encoded protein is MAERKPIKGISKERTEQLIEETLAVLPEKAKKKREPHLGANEPEATTCAVKSNKKVVPGVMSQRGCAYAGAKGVVWGPIRDVIHVSHGPIGCGVYSWGTRRNLMKGIPGVTSFPIDFTSDFQERDIVYGGDIKLEKLLREADELFPLNKGLSILSECPVGLIGDDINSVAKKMEKELGKFVIPCNCEGFRGVSQSLGHHISNDSIRDHVIGKREFKEEAGPYDVALIGDYNIGGDVWAAIPILEEIGLNVKATWTGDGEIEKIAATNAVKLNLIHCYRSMNYMCKVMEEKWGIPWIEYNFFGPTKIEESLRAIAERFDAKIKKNVEKVIKKYKPQMQSVLDEYKPRLEGKTAMLFVGGLRPRHTVGAYEDLGIQITGTGYEFAHQDDYDRTSPEMAKGTLIYDDVSEFELEKFVEELKPDMVGSGIKEKYVFQKAGVPFRQMHSWDYSGPYHGYDGFEIFARDIDMAINSPTWDLVKAPY